A section of the Paenibacillus aurantius genome encodes:
- a CDS encoding helix-turn-helix domain-containing protein: MNRYSVRLLSYSLLLGLLPAILIGFVSYIIASRDMEEKVKEGNMQWLAQTQTRVEQMLKSVEKSATQLANSSLVKTAMNTSYTPSDFEAVRELSKELYNLQSGEAVITQAYLVNLERNWALNLNVLKPLDQWQNRRVFTEYAEAPRSIRWYTGIEAGGGEFTEPVETITLVHKIPLLPQTNKPKGLLVVQMAAAEINHALASSDSSNRTYILDRTGAEILGPGSKEENAPINRAVAGHLESEPEKKLGLFNLKTNGEEDAVLYRSSSYNGWTYVSAVSIGELKKETRKIAEVTLAVCTVILLIVLAAAWYGSRRMYRPIGSLLEVARGLGSSVQEPSVLPKNDELDFIRHSMQSLAVSRDRVEQQMRGQASHLKEFFVLKLFTGQLTENDFLYRSALYSFPADWKRLGVLSLQIDNLQETHYDEEDRELLLYAISNIAGEVLPSSRRLTPITIHHSQVTLVAAEEEDTEQVQRILYESAEILKKNAEEVLQLKVSIGISHPFSDLMGTVKAYGESLSALKARISLGPEIIVQYRDTETLPGADGYEYSHLKVLEERLVYAIMEMQPGSASETIRQYLDALLYKDGSLHEHHLLLLQLLSRLLQIMQDEGISLQKVMEDERTVERLLRLQTREEIIHWFESKWFNPLIQALSEKTETQYVNIADKMIKLIQDRYDQEITLESCSKLLNYHPVYISRIFKREIGIPFSDYLSDYRMKMAKVMVESTDMKISEIGEKLQYKNISSFIRSFKKIYQLTPGQYREKILKGSTE, encoded by the coding sequence ATGAACAGATATTCAGTACGGCTGCTGTCCTACAGCTTATTATTGGGATTGCTTCCCGCCATCCTCATTGGCTTCGTCTCCTATATCATCGCTTCAAGAGATATGGAAGAGAAGGTGAAGGAAGGTAATATGCAGTGGCTTGCCCAAACCCAGACGAGGGTGGAGCAGATGCTGAAATCGGTTGAGAAATCGGCCACGCAGCTGGCCAACTCCTCCCTGGTCAAGACCGCGATGAATACGTCCTATACCCCCTCGGATTTTGAAGCCGTCCGTGAGCTTTCCAAGGAGCTGTACAATCTTCAATCCGGCGAAGCGGTCATCACGCAGGCCTATTTGGTGAACCTCGAACGGAATTGGGCCTTGAACCTTAATGTCCTGAAGCCTCTCGATCAATGGCAGAACCGCCGGGTGTTCACGGAGTATGCCGAAGCGCCTCGAAGCATCCGCTGGTACACGGGGATTGAGGCAGGCGGCGGCGAATTCACCGAACCCGTGGAGACCATCACCTTGGTCCACAAAATCCCGCTCCTCCCCCAGACGAACAAGCCGAAGGGACTTCTGGTCGTCCAGATGGCGGCGGCGGAAATTAACCATGCGCTTGCTTCCTCGGACTCCTCGAACCGGACTTATATTTTGGATCGGACCGGAGCGGAAATTCTGGGCCCCGGTTCCAAGGAGGAGAACGCCCCGATTAACCGGGCCGTTGCCGGGCATTTGGAGTCGGAGCCGGAGAAGAAGCTGGGGCTGTTTAACCTGAAGACGAACGGGGAAGAGGATGCGGTGCTCTACCGTTCTTCCAGCTATAATGGCTGGACCTATGTTTCCGCCGTCTCGATCGGGGAGCTGAAGAAGGAGACCCGGAAAATAGCGGAAGTCACCTTGGCGGTCTGTACCGTCATTCTGCTGATTGTGCTGGCCGCCGCCTGGTATGGCAGCCGAAGAATGTACCGCCCCATCGGCAGTTTGCTGGAGGTGGCGAGAGGGCTTGGTTCGTCCGTGCAAGAGCCTTCCGTCCTCCCGAAAAATGACGAGCTGGACTTCATCAGGCACAGCATGCAGTCTTTGGCCGTGTCAAGAGACCGCGTCGAACAGCAGATGCGGGGTCAGGCGAGCCACTTGAAGGAATTTTTCGTCTTGAAGCTGTTTACGGGCCAGCTGACGGAAAACGACTTCTTGTACCGGTCCGCCTTGTATAGCTTCCCTGCCGACTGGAAGCGGCTCGGGGTTCTTTCCCTTCAAATCGACAATCTGCAGGAGACCCATTATGACGAGGAAGACCGGGAGCTGCTGCTTTACGCCATCAGCAACATTGCCGGGGAGGTGCTGCCGTCCTCGCGGCGCCTTACCCCGATTACCATTCATCATTCCCAAGTCACCCTGGTGGCGGCCGAGGAAGAGGACACCGAGCAGGTCCAAAGAATTCTTTATGAATCGGCGGAGATCCTGAAGAAGAACGCCGAAGAGGTCCTTCAGCTTAAGGTGAGCATCGGGATCAGCCATCCGTTCTCCGACTTGATGGGGACGGTCAAAGCTTACGGGGAGAGCTTGTCCGCCTTGAAAGCGCGGATCAGCCTCGGCCCGGAGATCATCGTACAATACCGGGACACGGAGACCCTTCCGGGCGCGGACGGGTATGAATATTCCCACTTGAAGGTATTGGAAGAGAGGCTCGTCTACGCCATAATGGAAATGCAGCCGGGCAGCGCTTCCGAGACGATCCGTCAATACTTGGATGCTCTTCTGTATAAGGACGGTTCCCTCCACGAGCATCACCTGCTGCTCCTGCAGCTGCTTTCCCGGCTTCTGCAAATCATGCAGGACGAGGGGATATCGCTTCAGAAGGTGATGGAGGATGAGAGGACCGTGGAAAGGCTTCTCCGGCTTCAAACTAGAGAGGAAATCATTCACTGGTTTGAGTCCAAGTGGTTCAATCCCTTGATTCAGGCGCTGTCCGAGAAGACCGAAACCCAGTATGTCAACATCGCGGATAAAATGATCAAGCTGATTCAGGACCGGTATGACCAGGAAATTACCCTGGAATCCTGCTCCAAGCTGTTAAATTACCATCCGGTGTATATCAGCCGAATTTTTAAGCGGGAGATCGGGATTCCCTTCAGTGACTACTTGTCGGATTACCGGATGAAGATGGCCAAGGTCATGGTGGAATCGACGGATATGAAAATATCGGAGATCGGCGAGAAGCTTCAGTACAAGAATATCAGCTCCTTTATTCGGAGCTTTAAGAAGATCTATCAACTTACACCAGGTCAATACCGGGAAAAAATCCTGAAAGGGAGCACCGAATGA
- a CDS encoding glycoside hydrolase family 43 protein: MTETILTHQEAWAADQGDGTYLNPVLHADYSDPDVIRVGSDFYMTASSFGHLPGLPILHSQDLVNWKLIGHAIPEMKLAGYERPQHGNGVWAPSLRYHDGKYWIFYGDPDVGILMTTADDPAGEWAPLHLVLEGKGLIDVCPFWDNDGQAYLIHAYAKSRSGIKHKLRLCRMSADGRQVLDEGRIVYDGTEDHPTLEGPKLYKREGYYYIFAPAGGVSTGWQTVFRSESIWGPYEDKVVLHQGQTPVNGPHQGGWVELESGESWFLHFQDKGPYGRVVHLQPVHWENDWPMMGERREGEAIGEPVLRYRKPDVGRDYPVTVPATSDEFDAPALGLQWQWQANPHSSWYRLDARPSHIRLHSIPGPSEQEGIYHASHLLLQKFPAPEFQASCLIDPSGLAEGDTGGMLVFGYRYAYLAVRKLQDEGEEEGEGEGLALVLAMGDENGEEGVWSLPIESADPLELRVKVEKDARCSFYYKMAGSEYTPVPAEPFAAIEGHWVGAKTGIFASGSGGGYVDVDWFRVTGLEGKE; the protein is encoded by the coding sequence ATGACGGAAACTATACTTACTCATCAAGAGGCTTGGGCAGCGGACCAGGGAGACGGGACTTACCTCAATCCGGTATTGCATGCGGACTATTCGGACCCCGACGTCATTCGCGTCGGCAGCGATTTCTACATGACCGCCTCCAGCTTCGGACACCTTCCCGGACTGCCGATTCTGCATTCCCAAGACCTCGTCAATTGGAAGCTGATCGGACACGCCATCCCGGAAATGAAGCTGGCGGGGTACGAGCGGCCTCAGCATGGGAACGGGGTATGGGCGCCAAGCCTGCGCTATCATGACGGAAAGTACTGGATCTTCTACGGGGATCCGGATGTGGGCATTCTGATGACGACGGCCGACGATCCGGCGGGCGAATGGGCCCCCCTGCATCTGGTCCTGGAAGGTAAAGGGCTGATCGACGTTTGTCCCTTCTGGGATAACGACGGACAGGCTTATTTGATTCACGCCTATGCCAAGAGCCGCAGTGGGATCAAGCATAAGCTCCGGCTGTGCCGGATGTCGGCTGACGGCAGGCAGGTGCTGGACGAGGGACGGATCGTTTATGACGGAACCGAGGATCATCCCACCCTCGAAGGGCCGAAGCTGTATAAACGAGAAGGTTATTACTATATCTTTGCTCCCGCCGGGGGCGTCTCCACCGGGTGGCAGACGGTGTTCCGGTCGGAGTCCATCTGGGGTCCCTATGAGGACAAGGTGGTTCTGCATCAAGGGCAGACTCCGGTCAACGGCCCGCATCAGGGAGGCTGGGTAGAACTGGAATCGGGCGAATCCTGGTTCCTGCATTTCCAGGACAAAGGGCCATACGGCCGGGTGGTCCATCTCCAGCCTGTTCACTGGGAGAACGATTGGCCCATGATGGGGGAGCGCCGGGAAGGCGAGGCCATCGGCGAGCCGGTGCTCCGTTACCGGAAACCGGATGTCGGCCGGGACTACCCGGTCACCGTTCCCGCTACGTCGGATGAATTTGACGCCCCTGCTCTCGGCCTTCAGTGGCAGTGGCAGGCGAACCCGCATAGCTCTTGGTACCGGCTGGACGCCAGGCCGAGCCATATTCGGCTGCACTCCATACCCGGTCCTTCAGAGCAGGAGGGGATTTATCATGCTTCCCATCTGCTTCTTCAGAAATTCCCGGCACCCGAATTCCAAGCCTCCTGCCTCATCGATCCTTCCGGATTGGCGGAGGGGGATACGGGCGGGATGCTTGTTTTCGGCTACCGGTATGCCTATTTGGCTGTGCGAAAGCTTCAAGATGAAGGAGAAGAAGAAGGAGAAGGAGAAGGGCTCGCTCTTGTCCTGGCCATGGGAGACGAAAACGGGGAAGAAGGCGTCTGGTCCCTTCCTATCGAAAGCGCCGACCCTCTTGAGCTGCGAGTGAAAGTAGAGAAGGACGCCCGCTGTTCCTTCTATTATAAAATGGCCGGATCCGAGTATACGCCGGTCCCGGCTGAACCGTTCGCCGCCATCGAGGGCCATTGGGTCGGAGCGAAGACCGGGATATTTGCCTCCGGCTCAGGAGGCGGGTACGTGGATGTCGATTGGTTCCGCGTAACCGGCTTGGAAGGTAAGGAATAA
- a CDS encoding carbohydrate ABC transporter permease, producing MLQDKTIGNRLFDMFNYAVLLLMALLCVLPFVYVLAVSFASPAEVAKGGLILWPKEWSLASYRYIFSTDTLFRSLLVSIYITVVGTFINLLFTSLMAYPLAKPHLRGRQAILLAVLFTMLFGGGMIPTYFVVKALHLTNTLWSLMIPGAISAFNLIVLKNFFQQIPDGLEDSARIDGCNDVGVLFRIVLPLSLPAMATFGLFYAVGHWNQFFNAILYINDNTKWPIQVLLREIVILASSSIGDNSIDNTEIQPLTIRMAVIVFATVPILLVYPFLQKHFAKGVMLGSVKG from the coding sequence ATGCTTCAGGATAAAACGATAGGCAACCGCTTGTTCGATATGTTCAATTATGCCGTGCTGCTTTTGATGGCCCTCCTCTGCGTCCTGCCCTTTGTCTACGTGTTGGCCGTATCGTTCGCAAGTCCCGCCGAGGTGGCCAAGGGCGGCTTGATTCTATGGCCGAAGGAATGGTCGCTTGCTTCCTACCGCTACATCTTCTCGACGGACACGCTGTTCCGAAGCCTGCTGGTCTCCATCTATATTACCGTCGTGGGCACCTTCATCAATCTGCTGTTCACGTCGCTGATGGCCTACCCGCTGGCCAAGCCCCATCTGAGAGGACGCCAGGCGATCCTCCTCGCGGTCTTGTTCACGATGCTGTTCGGCGGGGGCATGATTCCCACTTACTTTGTCGTCAAGGCCCTGCATCTGACCAATACCCTGTGGTCCTTGATGATCCCGGGCGCCATCAGTGCTTTCAACCTGATAGTCCTGAAAAATTTCTTTCAGCAAATCCCCGACGGCCTCGAGGATTCCGCCCGGATTGACGGCTGCAACGACGTGGGCGTGCTTTTCCGGATCGTGCTTCCGCTTTCGCTGCCGGCCATGGCTACCTTCGGGTTATTCTATGCCGTCGGCCATTGGAACCAGTTTTTCAATGCCATTCTTTATATCAACGACAATACCAAGTGGCCGATTCAAGTCCTGCTGCGGGAAATCGTCATTTTGGCCTCCAGCAGCATAGGGGACAACTCCATTGACAACACGGAAATTCAGCCGCTTACGATCCGGATGGCGGTCATCGTCTTCGCCACCGTTCCGATTCTGCTGGTCTATCCGTTTCTTCAGAAGCATTTTGCCAAAGGAGTTATGCTGGGATCGGTCAAGGGATAG
- a CDS encoding ABC transporter permease translates to MRQDNYAPAGNPAIPKGKPVSLLRDLVRDKWLYLMLLPGILYFFIFKYVPMYGVTMAFQDYRPHLGFLDSPWVGFKHFQRFFTEPQFGMLFRNTVILAVYNLVFFFPLPIVLSLMLNEVRRAKFKSFVQTLVYIPHFVSWVVVVGIFYILFTTENGVLNEFLYAVTGKKIAFLLEPEWFRTMVIVQSIWKEVGWGTVIFLAALAGVDLQQYEAARIDGAGRWRQLWHITLPAIRSTIVILFILRLGNFMDSGFEHIFLMLTPTNREVGEVFDTYVYTKGMTQAQYSYSAAVGLFKSAIGLVLVLGSNWLAKKFGEEGIY, encoded by the coding sequence ATGAGGCAAGACAACTATGCTCCGGCCGGAAACCCCGCCATCCCCAAGGGAAAGCCGGTTTCCCTTCTGAGGGACCTCGTCCGGGACAAATGGCTGTACTTGATGCTTCTGCCCGGCATCCTGTATTTCTTTATCTTTAAATACGTGCCGATGTACGGGGTAACGATGGCCTTTCAGGATTACCGGCCGCATCTCGGCTTTCTGGACAGTCCTTGGGTAGGCTTTAAGCATTTTCAGCGATTTTTTACCGAGCCCCAATTCGGCATGCTGTTCCGCAATACGGTTATTCTGGCGGTGTACAACCTGGTCTTCTTCTTTCCGCTGCCCATTGTTCTTTCCCTGATGCTGAATGAAGTCAGACGGGCCAAGTTCAAAAGCTTCGTTCAAACCCTCGTCTACATCCCCCACTTTGTCTCCTGGGTGGTGGTCGTCGGGATCTTCTATATCCTTTTCACAACGGAGAACGGGGTTCTTAATGAATTTCTGTATGCGGTTACGGGAAAGAAAATTGCCTTTCTGCTGGAGCCGGAATGGTTCCGGACGATGGTTATCGTGCAATCCATCTGGAAAGAAGTCGGCTGGGGCACCGTCATCTTCTTGGCCGCCTTGGCCGGGGTTGACCTCCAGCAGTACGAAGCCGCCCGGATCGACGGGGCCGGCCGCTGGCGCCAGCTTTGGCATATCACCCTTCCGGCGATTCGCAGCACCATCGTCATTTTGTTTATTCTGCGGCTGGGGAACTTTATGGATTCAGGCTTCGAGCATATTTTCCTTATGCTGACCCCGACGAACCGCGAAGTAGGCGAAGTGTTCGACACCTATGTCTATACGAAAGGGATGACCCAGGCGCAATACAGCTACAGTGCGGCGGTCGGCTTGTTCAAGTCGGCGATCGGCCTGGTGCTGGTGCTCGGCTCCAACTGGCTCGCCAAGAAGTTCGGGGAAGAGGGCATCTATTGA